In Pseudorasbora parva isolate DD20220531a chromosome 9, ASM2467924v1, whole genome shotgun sequence, the following proteins share a genomic window:
- the blvra gene encoding biliverdin reductase A, whose amino-acid sequence MLGSVVVGVGIAGSVRMRDLLSPLSSSAAEKLSIKGFVSRRTLEDQQGVKQITMAEALSRADIHVAIICTENTSHEENIRQFLEAGKHVCVEYPMTLSYTSAVDLWNLAQQKGLVLHEEHIELLTPDFKQLKKDICGKTLEKGTLHFTGGALKPNFGFPSFSGISRLTWLVDLFGELTVTAAFLVEEKENKYMKMTAHLLTKQHKPLTWIEERGPGLGRTKSIDLQFQDTTITELPAGQREPVGLFMQDMVLFGRKLQGDVSAAELQAERSRILHCLELADRIQQLSESAQA is encoded by the exons ATGTTGGGATCAGTGGTTGTAGGTGTAGGCATTGCAGGAAGTGTGAGAATGAGAGATTTACTCTCGCCTCTATCGTCCAGCGCTGCAGAGAAGCTCAGCATCAAAGGCTTTGTGTCCAG GAGGACACTTGAAGACCAGCAGGGCGTGAAGCAGATCACGATGGCGGAGGCGTTGAGCAGAGCTGACATCCACGTGGCGATTATATGCACGGAAAACACCAGCCATGAGGAGAACATCAG GCAGTTCCTGGAGGCGGGGAAGCATGTGTGCGTTGAGTATCCCATGACCCTCAGCTACACGTCTGCAGTGGATCTGTGGAACCTGGCTCAACAGAAGG GCCTGGTCCTTCATGAAGAACATATTGAACTCCTCACTCCTGACTTTAAACAGCTGAAAAAAGACATATGTGGGAAAACACTGGAGAAGGGAACACTGCACTTCACAG GTGGAGCCCTGAAGCCAAATTTCGGGTTCCCATCTTTCAGCGGCATTTCCAGACTGACCTGGTTGGTTGATCTATTCGGGGAGCTCACGGTTACTGCAGCGTTTCTGGTGGAGGAGAAAGAGAACAAATACATGAAGATGACGGCCCACCTACTGACCAAACAACACAA ACCTCTAACTTGGATTGAAGAGCGAGGTCCAGGACTGGGCAGAACCAAAAGCATAGACCTTCAGTTCCAGGACACCACGATCACAGAGCTGCCTGCCGGTCAGCGGGAGCCAGTGGGGCTGTTCATGCAGGATATGGTGCTGTTCGGCCGGAAGCTGCAGGGGGATGTCTCTGCCGCGGAGCTCCAGGCGGAGAGGAGCCGGATCTTACACTGTCTGGAGCTGGCGGACCGCATTCAGCAGCTCAGTGAAAGCGCTCAGGCCTGA
- the coa1 gene encoding cytochrome c oxidase assembly factor 1 homolog, giving the protein MSRSTGLLQQMAIFITVVTGGGCTMMYYLMQKNFAKAEYYRQALEQLNNNSTAMASLGAPPLKIHNIHLSDRHNRMDHSSAQLKIPVTGSKTGGYLYTTSTRDTLMNRWDLQQVFLRLREGEIIEIFNKTESEE; this is encoded by the exons ATGAGTCGATCCACCGGCCTCCTGCAGCAGATGGCCATATTCATCACTGTAGTGACCGGCGGCGGCTGCACTATGATGTATTACCTCATGCAGA AAAATTTTGCAAAAGCAGAGTACTACCGTCAGGCCCTTGAACAACTGAACAATAATTCCACAGCCATGGCCAGTCTGGGTGCTCCTCCTCTAAAGATCCACAACATCCATTTATCTGACCGACACAACCGCATGGACCACAGCAGCGCTCAG CTGAAGATCCCGGTCACCGGCTCAAAGACTGGAGGTTATCTCTACACAACGTCCACCAGAGACACGCTCATGAACAG ATGGGACCTTCAGCAGGTGTTCCTGAGGCTGAGGGAAGGAGAAATCATAGAAATTTTCAACAAGACGGAATCTGAAGAGTAA